Part of the Aciduliprofundum boonei T469 genome is shown below.
CGCTGGAAGCGTTGATGCAATAAAGGACAGGGAGGAGGCCAAGAAAAAGGGCGAGATTGAGTGCTACGACTGGTGGCTCTGCCACAAATCACTCTGACCTCTACCCTTTCTTTTTTTTTGAAAATCTTTATATGGTGCAATTAGATGAAGTATGGGGATTGATATGCTATCGAAGATACCTTTTGATATGGAAAAATTGGAAGAGCTTGCTAAGGAAGAGCCTGATGTAGAGCTTGTGCGTATAGGCATAATTGCGGAATTAGATGCTATAAACTTATACGAGCAGCTTGCGTCGTTGGCCAAGGATAAGCTAGTACGCAAAGTGTTCTTGGACATAGTGAAGGAGGAGAAAGAGCATTTTGGAGAGTTTATGGAACTGCTCCGTAATTTGGATATTGAAATAGAAGATGCTCTTGAAGAGGGAAAGGAAGAAGTTGAAGAAATGAGGGAAGAATAATGCTTGTTCTCGGGCATAAAGGTTATTCAGCAAAGTATCCCCCAAATACACTTTTATCATTTAAAAAGGCCATAGAGTATGGGGCGGATGGAGTAGAATTGGATGTATGGAGAACTAAGGATGGAGAAGTTGTAGTTTCTCACGATAGAAATCTTGAAAAGGTTGTAGGTGTGGATGTGGATATTAAGAAACCAAGCTATGAAGAATTGCAGGATTACAAAATTGAAGGGGAGCCTATACCTCTGCTTAGAGAGGTATACGAAGCTTTGCCAAATGATGCAATAATAAATGTAGAAATAAAGGACACGGATGCAGTCAAACCTTCGCTAAAGATAGCTGTAGAATTTGATGCCCTGGACCGTACACTTTTTTCATCTTTCAACATCAAGGCCCTTAAGATTCTTAGAAAATTAAACAAAGAGGCAAGGATAGGCATTCTTGTCGGGGGCTTAAACGAAGTATTTACAATTCCCTCGCATATATATTCCGTTAAGGCAAATTATCTGAATATTCCTCATCAGATATCCGGGGTGGGTGAGTTCACTGCCAGAGCCCTTATACATTTTTACAGATTGTTTGGAGTAAGAGTTGCAATATGGACCCCAAACTCTCCTGATGATCTGCAATTATTCGAGGGTCTCTATGAGATGGTCATCACAGATGAAGTTGAAAAGATGGTGAAATACAGGGATGAGCTCCAATGATTTCAAAATTAGATTATAGAATTGAAGATGCCATAAATTCGCATACAATAACAGGCATTTTCCTTGTTCTAATAGGAATTTTTGCTGTTTTCTTTCCACTTTATTTTTCTTTTGCCCTTATATATGTAGTTGGAATTCTTCTAATAATTCTAGGTTTGATTGGGGGTTTCCTGTACTTTACAACGCTTGGCA
Proteins encoded:
- a CDS encoding ferritin family protein, encoding MLSKIPFDMEKLEELAKEEPDVELVRIGIIAELDAINLYEQLASLAKDKLVRKVFLDIVKEEKEHFGEFMELLRNLDIEIEDALEEGKEEVEEMREE
- a CDS encoding glycerophosphodiester phosphodiesterase family protein; the encoded protein is MLVLGHKGYSAKYPPNTLLSFKKAIEYGADGVELDVWRTKDGEVVVSHDRNLEKVVGVDVDIKKPSYEELQDYKIEGEPIPLLREVYEALPNDAIINVEIKDTDAVKPSLKIAVEFDALDRTLFSSFNIKALKILRKLNKEARIGILVGGLNEVFTIPSHIYSVKANYLNIPHQISGVGEFTARALIHFYRLFGVRVAIWTPNSPDDLQLFEGLYEMVITDEVEKMVKYRDELQ